The proteins below are encoded in one region of Telopea speciosissima isolate NSW1024214 ecotype Mountain lineage chromosome 10, Tspe_v1, whole genome shotgun sequence:
- the LOC122641499 gene encoding annexin-like protein RJ4, with protein MATLVVPENNPSPVEDAEILRKACKGWGTDEKAIISVLGHRNAFQRKQIRQTYEELYQEDLIKQLESELSGDFEKAIYRWILDPADRDAVLANVALKNAKPNYRVIVEISCVHSPNELLEVKRAYHSRYKHSLEEDVASHTKGDLRKLLFALVGTYKYDGNEIDSRLAASEAKILHEMIRGKSFGHEDVIRIMGTRSRAQLIATFNCFKDQQSTSITKSIVGDPDDAFLEALRVATRCIYAPQKYFGKVLQNAINKVGTDEDALTRVIVTRAEKDLKDIKEMYHKRSTVTLDHAVAKETSGDYQAFLLTLLGSEGH; from the exons ATGGCTACTCTCGTTGTGCCCGAAAACAACCCTTCTCCTGTTGAAGATGCAGAGATTCTCAGGAAGGCTTGCAAAG GATGGGGGACGGATGAGAAAGCCATTATTTCAGTACTCGGGCACAGAAATGCATTTCAGCGGAAGCAAATCAGGCAAACTTATGAGGAGCTTTATCAAGAGGATCTCATCAAGCAGCTTGAGTCTGAGCTTTCTGGGGATTTTGAG AAAGCAATATATCGTTGGATATTGGATCCTGCTGATAGAGATGCAGTTTTAGCTAATGTGGCATTGAAGAATGCAAAACCTAATTACCGGGTGATCGTCGAAATTTCATGTGTTCACTCTCCTAATGAACTTTTGGAGGTGAAAAGGGCATACCATTCCCGATACAAGCATTCCCTGGAAGAAGATGTTGCTTCCCATACCAAAGGAGACTTACGCAAG CTTTTGTTTGCTCTTGTGGGCACTTATAAGTATGATGGCAATGAGATAGATTCACGCTTAGCAGCCTCAGAGGCCAAAATTCTTCATGAAATGATCCGAGGGAAATCATTCGGTCATGAAGATGTGATTAGAATCATGGGCACAAGGAGTAGGGCACAGCTCATTGCAACTTTCAATTGCTTCAAGGACCAGCAGAGCACTTCCATCACCAAG AGCATTGTGGGGGATCCGGATGATGCATTCTTAGAGGCATTGCGTGTAGCTACCCGATGTATCTATGCTCCTCAAAAGTACTTTGGAAAG GTTTTACAGAATGCCATTAATAAGGTGGGGACTGATGAAGATGCTCTCACTCGTGTGATTGTCACACGTGCTGAGAAGGACTTGAAGGACATCAAGGAGATGTATCACAAGAGAAGCACTGTAACTCTTGATCATGCAGTAGCCAAGGAAACTTCAGGGGACTACCAGGCTTTCCTCCTTACTTTACTTGGAAGTGAAGGGCACTAG